ATTCTGGGCTTTAGGATTCTAGGACCCCTTCTCTCAGTTTCACTGTCTCCCACTTTCTCCCTCATGGAGATTCATACaggcccacacacctatggtttgaaatattctttattttgtaaacatttttgtttaaaatagatGAACCCTGCTCACAATTCATATAATGGACCCAAGACACAGTACACAAAGGTCACCCATCACAGGGAGATAGTGGGATTCGGGTGGTGTACCAGGGTGAGTTGATCTCAGGTCATGGGCAGACAGGCCAGGAAAGCCTGCTGAACAGTCAAGGCCAATGACACAGCCCAAGCCACCTCCCAGCCTGGCAGTTAGGGTGAGGCAGACTCCAGGACAGAGCGAGCGCAGGTGTTCTTCACATCCCAGCTTCCTTCTGTTGCCGTACTTCAGAGTGGCCATGGTACAGAGTCCCAGCCCCAGATTCCCTCCCAGAATCCTCAGGGTAATAAAAATCAAGTCCTTTTAGAGGCTGGGACAAGAAGACCGTGACACTTGGGATAGCCTGTGCCCTGCAGAAGTTCCCCTCAGGTCCCTGGCTGAAGGCAGGTGTGCTATCTAAGGCTTACTATACCCAGGAGTCAGTCCCCAAGGAAGCCACCTCGGCCAGTCATGGTCCAGTCTTCGAGCCAACACTGTTTCTCTTTAGCGAACAATGGACTAttgttccctttctcctttccctccacgGTAATCCTGAGTTGTtctctcctgcctgcttcctggttTGCTAAGTCAGGGAGAAATCCCCATTGATTTCACCCCAGTGTGGGGCTCTCTGTCATCACAGCTGTGCCCTAGGTTTGAAAGGACCTTGGTCTGTGAATGCTCGGCTAGTGCCCAGTTCTTCCTCTGCTTTGGCTCCAGCCCCAGGCATCTTGGGACTTTTACCTGAGCTCCTCCCACCTCGGGAATGTACCCTACCagggttgggtttgtttgtttttcaggggcCTCCTTCAAGCTACTCTTGGACCACAGGGTTAAAGAAACTTCCTGAGCAGAGAACTCTGGAGGAGGgtgtctctttccctcccttggTAGCCACACAGCAGTTGGCAAAGCTACGAGCCTAGAAATAAGGGAACCAGGGGAGGGAGTCCTGGAAGGCAGAACAGCACCAAGTATTTCCATCATACCCGCCCTTCTCTTCCCTTGTCTTAAGGCCTGTTGTCCAGACTCTGGGGAAACCTTAACTTCCTAAGGCTGGGTTCAGTGAAAGAGGACTGATTGATCACTTGTCACCTCTGATGCCCCGAAGTCGCCACAGCACTCACTGTTCTGCAAAGCTCCCTCTGCTCTTGCTCTAACCCTGCTTCTAGGAGCCCACTCTTCGCATCCCCTCTTGCCTCTATCTGGGGTTCACAGCTGACTATACAGTATCCGACCCCAGGGCTCCCCTTGCCCTTTGGTGTCCTCAGACCTCGATCCCCATCTTTAAATCCGTGAATCCAGGTGAGGAGAGAGGCATGGGAGGTAGAGAACAGAGGCGACTTTAATCCCTGCCACCCCTtcgtttctttcatttttcttctctgctgtgCCCGCCTCTGGACTCAGTTCctcacagaggcacagaggcagccAGGCAAGGCTAGAACTCCAgcagaaggcaaaggaagaagaggCCAGTCCAGGCTTGAGGACCACCTAGTAGTGTTTCCTTCCCACCTCAATGTTCTACCTTCCCAGGCCACTGGGGAGACAGCCAACggcacaggaggaagaagcaCCCTTAGCCTTCAGCCCACCCCAGAGCAGGGGGAGCCGTCCTCCCTGGGGCAGAGCCTGGGTCCATTCCCTTAGGCAgaatcaggaagcaaagagggaaGGAACTGCAGTAGCAGCGCTTGGCAGGACACACAGGCAAGGGAGGAGAGACTGGGATGACGGGGGATGCAAAAtacaagggaggggagggagtggagaaagaagagaaaaagcagagaGTCCACAAGGTGCACTAAGGAATCTTGAAATGGCCTTGACTCCAGCCTTGACCGTCGTCCCAGGAGCCTGGGGTGGTGAGATGGTCGCAGCACGTTCTGGGGTCACAGGAGGCCTGCGGCTGGGAGACAGGCTGAATGGTCACCACTCCAGAATTAGAGGAGCTGGGGGCAGAGGCTGCTTGGAGACCACAGCAGAGCTGCTCGCAGGGCCAGGCAGGGGAGTAGCAGCAGGTTTTCAACAGGATTGTCAAATGAAAGGACGATGGTGGGCAAAGTCCAGACTCCCTGCCTCCTCGGGCCTCCTgagggaagggggctgggggaTTCCACACAGAACCCTCAGCACCAGCAGGTCTTTGAAGAGTTTGCTGGGCCCTCAGGTTTGCCTTCGTCTTCCTCCAGCTCGGCCAGTGCGAGCTCGTTGCTGGCACGAGTTCGGAGACCATCCAGCTCTTTCCTGTGGGCCTGCAGCACCAGCTCCGTCAGACGAGTAAAGGACTGGGAAGCCAAGGAACACAAGTTAGCCTGGCCTATCTACCTCTGCTTCTGGCGACCCTGCAAGTGCCCATGCGGGTGGCGTTGCCCATCTTATCTTGGCTCCTTTCTGTCGCTTCTTCCCACCATCCCACCAGAGGCAGAGAAGTCCCCGGTGCTCTCACCTCTTTAATGTTAAGGTTGGTGCAGGCACTTGTTTCATAGAAGTCCATGCCGTACTCCTTAGCCAGCTGCAAGACAAGGGCATTTCTGAAAGAGATTCAGTGACAGAGGGGAGGCCCGTGCCTTCTGGTGTGCGCTTCTACCACTGCACACCCGAGTAGACTGCACGGAATGCCTCACTTCTCAGGAAACTGTGGGCTTTTTAGGACATAGGTTGGCAGAGAATGGAACAAGATGTCCCACCAATACACCCATTTCATccaagtccacacacacacacacacacacacacagacacacacacacacacacacacagagagagagagagagagagagagagagagaNNNNNNNNNNNNNNNNNNNNNNNNNNNNNNNNNNNNNNNNNNNNNNNNNNNNNNNNNNNNNNNNNNNNNNNNNNNNNNNNCATGTGTGCACCCATTTCATCCAagtccacacagacacacacacagacacacacagacacacacacacacacacacacacacacacacagaagcatgtgTGCACCCATTTCATCCAagtccacacagacacacacacagacacacacacacacacacacacacagagaagcatgtGTGCACCCATTTCATCCAagtccacacagacacacatatacacacacacacacacacacaactacatcAGGACACAAAGACAACAACATGAGGTGTATAAATGAGGAAAATGGATTTTGAGTATAACAGAGCCAGTCTAGGTGCCATGCTGTCACCCAAGAGCCGTAAAAGCTGGAACAAGTTACTCTTAATTCTCTCCAAGTTCCCAGCTCCATCCCCTGTTAAAGGAGAATGATGGTGTCTGCACGCAGGGTTGCAGGATGATTACATGGGGTCACACAGCTAAGAGCACTTACCACGGTGCCACGTGTATAGATAGCGCTCAATAAAAACCATTACTCTTGTAGGGTAAGTCTCTATTTTCACATGTTAATGatcttgtgttatttttttatgcCCCCCccaaatcaattttattttaaggacTAATGGAATGCCATTGactgcagaggaagaggaagcctcCTGAGGTGCTCAGGGTTAAGAGGACGGCTCTTGCCTCGGGGTACTACCCTTTCTGTTGTGTGGGAGCATGGCCTCCCTGCATGTGTGGGATGCTTGGACCCTCTCTGGCCCCTGGCTTGGCTACCTGAGGACCCTTCATTCCCACACTTCCCAGGAGTCAGGGGAGTGGAAGGGACAGAGTGGGAGACGGTCCCCAGACCACAAAAGGTCCGTTGTGCACAGATGCTGTTAAAAATGTCAGCAGCTCCTTCCTCATCGTCACAGAGGAGATCTTCCGAGCACAGGGCGCCATGGACCTTGCCTGAGAGCTCTTAACTTTCCCCCATGTGGACTCCTGAGGATCAGAAAGCAAGCTCTCTCAAGGATGTCGACTCCCCAGCGTTGTACGTGCACTCCTGGGTCCCTGCTCTCGGCACAAGCCCTGCTAGTGCCACGGAAGCCCTGAAGGTGGGACTTCACCTACCTGCTGCCCCTGCTCTCTCCCCACCTGCCGTTTCTGCTCTTCATCAGCCTTATTCCCAATTAGGATCTTCTGGACTCCTTCTGGTGCATACTAGGGACAAACAGAAGTGAGCCTAAGCGAGGGCCTTCTTCATTTCCAGATCCCTAGACCGGCTCCGCCGGCCTCCACCACTGCGTTCAAGAACTCGAGACAGAACAGGCTCCCATCATACAGGATCCCCTATCTCCTTTATCTGCAGTTTGCTTTCCCACAGTTTCAATTACCACCAGTCAGCCTTGATCTAAGAAATATTAAATGCAATATTCCAGAAACAAACAATTCATAAGTAACCTTTATTATAGCACGTTGCAATCTTGctattgttgttgatttttttttttttaccgcgtctaatttatatatttttgtcacAGGTATTCAAGACTAGGgaaaaccagctgggcagtggtggcgcaagcctttaattccagcgcttgggaggcagaggcaggtggatttctgagtttgaggccagccaggactatgcaaagacaccctgtctcgaaaaaaaaaaaaaaaagactggggaaACCCAGCACATGAATGGCTTAGTACTGAGTGCGCTTAGCTTCCATTGTGAGTCTGGGAATGGAGTGTCATGGGGACCACAATACCATGGCTGACCCCCTGAGTGTCACAGGGACATCTTAGGGTAGAAGACACCACAACAGAAGCCTCTTTGGGCTGAACGAATGGTGCCTGAACTACATTGGGCTTCATGTAGCCTTTAGTTGACAGATGAGAGCTTGGGGACCCAAGCAGTCAACATGGCTTTGCCAAGGCTGCACCAGGTGCACAAGCAGGTCTAGAAGCCCAGACTTCCAATTCCACCGGGCCCCAAGGGTTTGGGAAGGAAGCTGCCCGTGAGGCATTCTTCATGCATCTCCAGGAAAGACACGGCTACAAAGCCTTGCGGTATAATGCCTCCGTAGGTTATGGAAGTTTTGGCTTTTCCAGCCCGACTTGCCCAAAGGTCTCAATATCACGTTGGAAAAGGCAAGATTGTTTGACTGACCCTCAGAGCTTGCTTTTGTCCCgtggttcttgttttcttttccctaagcacccttcccccaccccatcccatcagAGAGGCAGTGTCTCCTACCTCATCCACGTCACTGACCCACTTCATGATATGCTGATAGGAGCGCTCACTGCTAATGTCGTAGACTAAAAATATtccctgagagagagagggagagagagacacacacacacacagatgggagACATACATAGAAGAAGGTACAGTCATGTACAGACTGGTGTCCTTGTATGTCCATCCCACCCGCTTCTCCCTGCCTacagtgaggatgcctcagtcacCCTTGCTTTCCCTCAGATGCTGCTCCCAGCTAGGAGGGCAGAGCCTGACTTGACCAGGTTCTGTGGCATGAGGTAGAGGAGGCGGAgcagagggtgtgtgtgagagtgaagaAGGTACACTAAGCGGTCTGTGAATAGCTGCAGAACAAACGACTAGTGGGAAAGaacgagcccccccccccagcaggcAATCTGAGGACTCCACCTCAGGGTTTGGTGACACAGGCATCTCGAACACCCAGTGCTGGAAGTGTGAGTAGCAGTCTCCCGGGTCTGACCCTGAAGTGGTGGCTCACCTGGGCTCGCCGATAGTACTGCTTTGTGATAGTCTGGTacctctcctgccctgctgtgtccctGCAAGAAAAAGCCAGTCCCTCAGAGACGAGGCCACGGGGATAGAAGATGAGCAAGAAGCAGGAACGAGGAGTCCCTGTACCCTAAGAGGAAATACTGCAGAATTTCAAGGTGAACACTTAGGAGTGCTCTAATCCCCAAGAGTATCCAAACACACCCTGatcttccggggggggggggtcgcgGGGGGGGGAAGCCTGGTCCTTGGCATCGGCACAGGCAAGGCCCCAGGCACTTTCCTTAGGACCTATAACCTGACGGAGCCTTAGACAGCTCTCCAGAACTCAGCCACTGTAGCCGTGATTAAGCAGACGGGAGGATCTGTCACACACCCAGTGCCCAGGACATCTCTAAAGGCATTCTAGTATTGGGAGGTGTCACCATCTGAGTGGTAAGGGCTTCAAGACCTTTAGGACGGAGAGACACAGCAGCCCCTGGTGGCCAATAGTGGAAACTGCACCATGTGGTTAGTACTGAGGCAATCTCCAGAGTAAACCCTAATTCTGAGAAAAGCCCACAACACTATTCCACCAATTCCCCTGACTTCCTTCCCTTTGGTGAGCTCTCCTCACTCCCATGGTTTGTTGAGATTAAGGTTCACAGAACAGGGGATGGGGGATTCTGACCTCGCTCTTCATAAAGGTACCCAGTAATCTCGGGTGGAGTGCAGGTTTACAAATAACAGGGGTACTCAGGGGCAGCTCAGAGCCCTCCCTCcgttaccctcctcctcctcgtctggACTCACCAAATCTGTATCCTCACTTTGATGCCGTCTACTTCGATGGTCTTCATCTTAAAGTCAACACCTGGAGAAAGCAAGCAAGTCAGGAAGGGCTCCCTCAGAGAAGGCTGGGACACTCAGAAAGCATGGAAGGGACTCCGCTCTGGTCAAATGTGACAAAGCGGTGACCAGAAGCAAGCTCCTTCACTAACATTTTAACTCTAAACGGATCCTAACGAGCCACTTAGAGCTGTAGATGGGGAGTGTCCATTTCACTTCCCAAGCTTCCATTTCCTTGGCAGTAAAAAGTGGGAACAGCcaaggcggtggtggtgcacgcctttaatcccagcactggggaggcaaaggcgggCGGGTTTTttagttcgagaccagcctgatctacagagtgagcttcaggacagccagagctacagagagagggaagaaaaaaaatgggaacatTACAAATTGTGTTCTGGTTGCTAAGAAGACCCTGAGAGATACGGTGCTGGCCTGCACACTCCGCTGCAGCTATCACTGACCAAGTGCAGTGCCAAGCATGTAGCAGGTGCACCAAGACCATCAACTGATAGGGAAAGCAGGAAGGCACAAGAAACCCAgagttctctgcttcctctgtccCAGGCCCTGAAGCGCTAAACTGCCAGTCCTACCAGAACCAGGAACCCAGAGCGAAAACGGTTGAGGAAATCT
Above is a genomic segment from Mus pahari chromosome 7, PAHARI_EIJ_v1.1, whole genome shotgun sequence containing:
- the Rab15 gene encoding ras-related protein Rab-15 isoform X2, whose translation is MKTIEVDGIKVRIQIWDTAGQERYQTITKQYYRRAQGIFLVYDISSERSYQHIMKWVSDVDEYAPEGVQKILIGNKADEEQKRQVGREQGQQLAKEYGMDFYETSACTNLNIKESFTRLTELVLQAHRKELDGLRTRASNELALAELEEDEGKPEGPANSSKTCWC
- the Rab15 gene encoding ras-related protein Rab-15 isoform X1 is translated as MAKQYDVLFRLLLIGDSGVGKTCLLCRFTDNEFHSSHISTIGVDFKMKTIEVDGIKVRIQIWDTAGQERYQTITKQYYRRAQGIFLVYDISSERSYQHIMKWVSDVDEYAPEGVQKILIGNKADEEQKRQVGREQGQQLAKEYGMDFYETSACTNLNIKESFTRLTELVLQAHRKELDGLRTRASNELALAELEEDEGKPEGPANSSKTCWC